A stretch of the Equus caballus isolate H_3958 breed thoroughbred chromosome X, TB-T2T, whole genome shotgun sequence genome encodes the following:
- the LOC100057188 gene encoding integrator complex subunit 6-like isoform X3: MNQRTDLGTSYLDIAKGAVELFLKLRARDPASRGDRYMLVTYDEPPYCIKAGWKENHATFMSELKNLQASGLTTLGQALRSSFDLLNLNRLISGIDNYGQGRNPFFLEPSILITITDGNKLTSTAGIQEELHLPLNSPLPGSELTKEPFRWDQRLFALVLRLPGLASTEPEQLGSVPTDESAITQMCEVTGGRSYCVRTQRMLNQCLESLVQKVQSGVVINFEKTGPDPLPIGEDGFMDSSRTSSSFAAQPWHSCHKLIYVRPNSKTGVPVGHWPIPESFWPDQNLPSLPPRTSHPIVRFSCVDCEPMVIDKLPFDKYELEPSPLTQYILERKSPHTCWQVFVTSSGKYNELGYPFGYLKASTTLTCVNLFVMPYNYPVLLPLLDDLFKVHKLKPNLKWRQAFDNYLKTLPPYYLLPLKKALRMMGAPNLISDNLDCGLSYSVISYLKKLSQQTKLESERILASVGKKPPQEIGIKVKNHSGGGVSLTHSKNFRKLLKEIIGETVPRLTELNTKEFAGFQVGLLNKDLKPQTYRNAYDIPRRGLLDQLTRMRSNLLKTHKFIVGQDEDSLHSVPVAQMGNYQEYLKTLASPLREIDPDQPKRLHTFGNPFKQDKKGMMIDEADEFVAGPQNKVKRPGEPNSPLSSKRRRSMSLLLRKPQTPPTVTNHVGGKGPPSASWFPSYPNLIKPTLVHTDVTVIHDVHEEKTENGQTPPDGFLSKSAAPELMNMAGDGVPPNQSDSLSDDFISLRKDGLIPKPGGNALVGGTKNCSISVNDQKVSVTSTLGAVPNTLQITPAMAQGINADIKHQLMKEVRKFGRKYERIFILLEGVQGPLAVKKQFVEFTIKEAARFKRRVLIQYLEKVLEKIDSHYLLNNVNHINSRSLC; this comes from the exons GCTGGTTGGAAGGAAAATCACGCAACATTCATGAGTGAACTAAAAAATCTTCAGGCTTCTGGACTGACTACTCTTGGTCAGGCTCTAAGATCCTCATTTGATTTATTAAATCTCAATAGATTAATATCTGGAATAGACAATTATGGACag gGGAGAAATCCATTTTTTTTAGAACCATCTATTTTAATTACCATCACAGATGGAAACAAGTTAACAAGTACTGCTGGTATTCAAGAAGAG CTTCATCTGCCTTTGAattctcctctgcctggaagtgAACTAACCAAAGAACCTTTTCGTTGGGATCAAAGGTTATTTGCCCTGGTGTTGCGTTTGCCTGGATTGGCTTCTACTGAACCAGAGCAGCTAGGGAGCGTACCCACTGACGAATCTGCCATCACACAGATGTGTGAAGTCACAGGAG GTCGCTCCTACTGTGTTAGAACACAAAGAATGTTGAATCAATGTTTAGAATCTCTAGTTCAAAAAGTTCAGAGTGGTGTAGTTATTAACTTTGAAAAAACAGGACCAGATCCACTTCCTATCGGAGAAG atGGATTTATGGATTCATCTAGGACAAGCAGTTCATTTGCCGCTCAACCATGGCATAGTTGTCATAAGCTCATTTATGTACGACCTAACTCTAAAACTGGTGTACCTGTTGGACATTGGCCAATTCCAGAATCTTTTTGGCCAGATCAGAATTTACCTTCACTA CCTCCACGAACATCTCATCCTATTGTGAGGTTCTCCTGTGTAGATTGTGAGCCAATGGTAATAGACAAACTTCCCTTTGACAAATATGAACTTGAACCTTCACCCTTAACTCAGTACATCCTGGAACGAAAGTCTCCACATACCTGCTGGCAG GTATTTGTTACTAGCAGTGGAAAATACAATGAACTCGGATATCCATTTGGCTATTTAAAAGCCAGTACCACTTTGACTTGTGTCAACCTCTTTGTGATGCCCTACAACTACCCAGTTTTACTCCCTCTTTTAG ATGACTTGTTTAAAGTTCACAAGCTTAAGCCAAATCTGAAGTGGCGACAGGCTTTTGACAACTACTTAAAAACTCTGCCTCCATACTACTTATta CCATTAAAGAAAGCACTAAGGATGATGGGAGCTCCAAATCTGATATCAGATAATTTAGATTGTGGACTTAGTTACAGTGTTATCTCTTACCTTAAAAAACTCAGCCAACAG ACCAAACTAGAGTCAGAACGAATACTAGCCTCAGTGGGGAAGAAACCTCCCCAGGAAATTGGAATCAAAGTGAAAAATCATTCTGGAGGTGGCGTGTCGTTGACTCAcagtaaaaattttagaaaactattgaaagaaataatcGGGGAAACTGTGCCGAGACTGACAGAACTGAATACCAAAGAATTTGCTGGCTTCCAAGTAGGGCTCTTAAACAAG GATTTGAAACCTCAGACATACAGAAATGCCTATGATATTCCACGTAGAGGTCTCTTAGACCAGTTAACTCGAATGAGATCCAATCTGCTGAAAACACACAAGTTTATTGTCGGACAGGATGAAG ATTCCCTTCATAGTGTTCCAGTTGCACAAATGGGTAACTATCAGGAATACCTAAAGACATTGGCTTCCCCACTTCGAGAGATTGATCCAGATCAACCAAAAAGACTGCATACTTTTGGCAATCCGTTCAAACAAGATAAGAAG GGAATGATGATTGATGAAGCAGATGAGTTTGTAGCAGGGCCACAGAACAAAGTGAAACGTCCTGGAGAACCCAACAGTCCTCTGTCATCTAAGAGAAGGCGGAGTATGTCCCTGCTGTTGAGGAAACCACAAACACCACCTACTGTAACTAACCATGTGGGCGGAAAGGGACCACCCTCAGCCTCGTGGTTCCCATCTTATCCAAACCTCATAAAACCCACCCTTGTACATACAG ATGTTACTGTCATTCACGATGTCCATGAGGAGAAGACGGAAAATGGTCAAACCCCACCAGATGGCTTCTTGTCAAAATCTGCTGCACCAGAGCTGATGAATATGGCGGGAGATGGGGTTCCACCCAACCAATCGGATTCTCTGTCTGATGACTTCATTAGTCTCAGGAAGGATGGCCTCATTCCCAAACCTGGTGGTAATGCACTTGTGGGAGGAACCAAAAACTGCAGCATCTCTGTAAATGATCAGAAGGTCTCAGTAACGTCTACTTTGGGAGCTGTGCCAAATACATTACAAATAACTCCTGCTATGGCACAAGGAATCAATGCTGATATAAAACATCAGTTAATGAAGGAAGTTCGAAAATTTGGACGAA AGTATGaaagaattttcattttgcttgaaGGAGTGCAAGGACCTCTTGCAGTCAAGAAACAATTTGTTGAATTTACCATCAAGGAAGCTGCAAG gtttaaAAGACGAGTCTTAATTCAGTACCTTGAGAAGGTACTAGAAAAAATAGATTCCCACTACCTTCTCAACAATGTTAATCACATCAACAGCAGATCATTGTGTTAA
- the LOC100057188 gene encoding integrator complex subunit 6-like isoform X9: MNQRTDLGTSYLDIAKGAVELFLKLRARDPASRGDRYMLVTYDEPPYCIKAGWKENHATFMSELKNLQASGLTTLGQALRSSFDLLNLNRLISGIDNYGQGRNPFFLEPSILITITDGNKLTSTAGIQEELHLPLNSPLPGSELTKEPFRWDQRLFALVLRLPGLASTEPEQLGSVPTDESAITQMCEVTGGRSYCVRTQRMLNQCLESLVQKVQSGVVINFEKTGPDPLPIGEDGFMDSSRTSSSFAAQPWHSCHKLIYVRPNSKTGVPVGHWPIPESFWPDQNLPSLPPRTSHPIVRFSCVDCEPMVIDKLPFDKYELEPSPLTQYILERKSPHTCWQVFVTSSGKYNELGYPFGYLKASTTLTCVNLFVMPYNYPVLLPLLDDLFKVHKLKPNLKWRQAFDNYLKTLPPYYLLPLKKALRMMGAPNLISDNLDCGLSYSVISYLKKLSQQTKLESERILASVGKKPPQEIGIKVKNHSGGGVSLTHSKNFRKLLKEIIGETVPRLTELNTKEFAGFQVGLLNKDLKPQTYRNAYDIPRRGLLDQLTRMRSNLLKTHKFIVGQDEDSLHSVPVAQMGNYQEYLKTLASPLREIDPDQPKRLHTFGNPFKQDKKGMMIDEADEFVAGPQNKVKRPGEPNSPLSSKRRRNVTVIHDVHEEKTENGQTPPDGFLSKSAAPELMNMAGDGVPPNQSDSLSDDFISLRKDGLIPKPGGNALVGGTKNCSISVNDQKVSVTSTLGAVPNTLQITPAMAQGINADIKHQLMKEVRKFGRKYERIFILLEGVQGPLAVKKQFVEFTIKEAARFKRRVLIQYLEKVLEKIDSHYLLNNVNHINSRSLC; this comes from the exons GCTGGTTGGAAGGAAAATCACGCAACATTCATGAGTGAACTAAAAAATCTTCAGGCTTCTGGACTGACTACTCTTGGTCAGGCTCTAAGATCCTCATTTGATTTATTAAATCTCAATAGATTAATATCTGGAATAGACAATTATGGACag gGGAGAAATCCATTTTTTTTAGAACCATCTATTTTAATTACCATCACAGATGGAAACAAGTTAACAAGTACTGCTGGTATTCAAGAAGAG CTTCATCTGCCTTTGAattctcctctgcctggaagtgAACTAACCAAAGAACCTTTTCGTTGGGATCAAAGGTTATTTGCCCTGGTGTTGCGTTTGCCTGGATTGGCTTCTACTGAACCAGAGCAGCTAGGGAGCGTACCCACTGACGAATCTGCCATCACACAGATGTGTGAAGTCACAGGAG GTCGCTCCTACTGTGTTAGAACACAAAGAATGTTGAATCAATGTTTAGAATCTCTAGTTCAAAAAGTTCAGAGTGGTGTAGTTATTAACTTTGAAAAAACAGGACCAGATCCACTTCCTATCGGAGAAG atGGATTTATGGATTCATCTAGGACAAGCAGTTCATTTGCCGCTCAACCATGGCATAGTTGTCATAAGCTCATTTATGTACGACCTAACTCTAAAACTGGTGTACCTGTTGGACATTGGCCAATTCCAGAATCTTTTTGGCCAGATCAGAATTTACCTTCACTA CCTCCACGAACATCTCATCCTATTGTGAGGTTCTCCTGTGTAGATTGTGAGCCAATGGTAATAGACAAACTTCCCTTTGACAAATATGAACTTGAACCTTCACCCTTAACTCAGTACATCCTGGAACGAAAGTCTCCACATACCTGCTGGCAG GTATTTGTTACTAGCAGTGGAAAATACAATGAACTCGGATATCCATTTGGCTATTTAAAAGCCAGTACCACTTTGACTTGTGTCAACCTCTTTGTGATGCCCTACAACTACCCAGTTTTACTCCCTCTTTTAG ATGACTTGTTTAAAGTTCACAAGCTTAAGCCAAATCTGAAGTGGCGACAGGCTTTTGACAACTACTTAAAAACTCTGCCTCCATACTACTTATta CCATTAAAGAAAGCACTAAGGATGATGGGAGCTCCAAATCTGATATCAGATAATTTAGATTGTGGACTTAGTTACAGTGTTATCTCTTACCTTAAAAAACTCAGCCAACAG ACCAAACTAGAGTCAGAACGAATACTAGCCTCAGTGGGGAAGAAACCTCCCCAGGAAATTGGAATCAAAGTGAAAAATCATTCTGGAGGTGGCGTGTCGTTGACTCAcagtaaaaattttagaaaactattgaaagaaataatcGGGGAAACTGTGCCGAGACTGACAGAACTGAATACCAAAGAATTTGCTGGCTTCCAAGTAGGGCTCTTAAACAAG GATTTGAAACCTCAGACATACAGAAATGCCTATGATATTCCACGTAGAGGTCTCTTAGACCAGTTAACTCGAATGAGATCCAATCTGCTGAAAACACACAAGTTTATTGTCGGACAGGATGAAG ATTCCCTTCATAGTGTTCCAGTTGCACAAATGGGTAACTATCAGGAATACCTAAAGACATTGGCTTCCCCACTTCGAGAGATTGATCCAGATCAACCAAAAAGACTGCATACTTTTGGCAATCCGTTCAAACAAGATAAGAAG GGAATGATGATTGATGAAGCAGATGAGTTTGTAGCAGGGCCACAGAACAAAGTGAAACGTCCTGGAGAACCCAACAGTCCTCTGTCATCTAAGAGAAGGCGGA ATGTTACTGTCATTCACGATGTCCATGAGGAGAAGACGGAAAATGGTCAAACCCCACCAGATGGCTTCTTGTCAAAATCTGCTGCACCAGAGCTGATGAATATGGCGGGAGATGGGGTTCCACCCAACCAATCGGATTCTCTGTCTGATGACTTCATTAGTCTCAGGAAGGATGGCCTCATTCCCAAACCTGGTGGTAATGCACTTGTGGGAGGAACCAAAAACTGCAGCATCTCTGTAAATGATCAGAAGGTCTCAGTAACGTCTACTTTGGGAGCTGTGCCAAATACATTACAAATAACTCCTGCTATGGCACAAGGAATCAATGCTGATATAAAACATCAGTTAATGAAGGAAGTTCGAAAATTTGGACGAA AGTATGaaagaattttcattttgcttgaaGGAGTGCAAGGACCTCTTGCAGTCAAGAAACAATTTGTTGAATTTACCATCAAGGAAGCTGCAAG gtttaaAAGACGAGTCTTAATTCAGTACCTTGAGAAGGTACTAGAAAAAATAGATTCCCACTACCTTCTCAACAATGTTAATCACATCAACAGCAGATCATTGTGTTAA
- the LOC100057188 gene encoding integrator complex subunit 6-like isoform X1, with protein sequence MPILLFLIDTSASMNQRTDLGTSYLDIAKGAVELFLKLRARDPASRGDRYMLVTYDEPPYCIKAGWKENHATFMSELKNLQASGLTTLGQALRSSFDLLNLNRLISGIDNYGQGRNPFFLEPSILITITDGNKLTSTAGIQEELHLPLNSPLPGSELTKEPFRWDQRLFALVLRLPGLASTEPEQLGSVPTDESAITQMCEVTGGRSYCVRTQRMLNQCLESLVQKVQSGVVINFEKTGPDPLPIGEDGFMDSSRTSSSFAAQPWHSCHKLIYVRPNSKTGVPVGHWPIPESFWPDQNLPSLPPRTSHPIVRFSCVDCEPMVIDKLPFDKYELEPSPLTQYILERKSPHTCWQVFVTSSGKYNELGYPFGYLKASTTLTCVNLFVMPYNYPVLLPLLDDLFKVHKLKPNLKWRQAFDNYLKTLPPYYLLPLKKALRMMGAPNLISDNLDCGLSYSVISYLKKLSQQTKLESERILASVGKKPPQEIGIKVKNHSGGGVSLTHSKNFRKLLKEIIGETVPRLTELNTKEFAGFQVGLLNKDLKPQTYRNAYDIPRRGLLDQLTRMRSNLLKTHKFIVGQDEDSLHSVPVAQMGNYQEYLKTLASPLREIDPDQPKRLHTFGNPFKQDKKGMMIDEADEFVAGPQNKVKRPGEPNSPLSSKRRRSMSLLLRKPQTPPTVTNHVGGKGPPSASWFPSYPNLIKPTLVHTDVTVIHDVHEEKTENGQTPPDGFLSKSAAPELMNMAGDGVPPNQSDSLSDDFISLRKDGLIPKPGGNALVGGTKNCSISVNDQKVSVTSTLGAVPNTLQITPAMAQGINADIKHQLMKEVRKFGRKYERIFILLEGVQGPLAVKKQFVEFTIKEAARFKRRVLIQYLEKVLEKIDSHYLLNNVNHINSRSLC encoded by the exons GCTGGTTGGAAGGAAAATCACGCAACATTCATGAGTGAACTAAAAAATCTTCAGGCTTCTGGACTGACTACTCTTGGTCAGGCTCTAAGATCCTCATTTGATTTATTAAATCTCAATAGATTAATATCTGGAATAGACAATTATGGACag gGGAGAAATCCATTTTTTTTAGAACCATCTATTTTAATTACCATCACAGATGGAAACAAGTTAACAAGTACTGCTGGTATTCAAGAAGAG CTTCATCTGCCTTTGAattctcctctgcctggaagtgAACTAACCAAAGAACCTTTTCGTTGGGATCAAAGGTTATTTGCCCTGGTGTTGCGTTTGCCTGGATTGGCTTCTACTGAACCAGAGCAGCTAGGGAGCGTACCCACTGACGAATCTGCCATCACACAGATGTGTGAAGTCACAGGAG GTCGCTCCTACTGTGTTAGAACACAAAGAATGTTGAATCAATGTTTAGAATCTCTAGTTCAAAAAGTTCAGAGTGGTGTAGTTATTAACTTTGAAAAAACAGGACCAGATCCACTTCCTATCGGAGAAG atGGATTTATGGATTCATCTAGGACAAGCAGTTCATTTGCCGCTCAACCATGGCATAGTTGTCATAAGCTCATTTATGTACGACCTAACTCTAAAACTGGTGTACCTGTTGGACATTGGCCAATTCCAGAATCTTTTTGGCCAGATCAGAATTTACCTTCACTA CCTCCACGAACATCTCATCCTATTGTGAGGTTCTCCTGTGTAGATTGTGAGCCAATGGTAATAGACAAACTTCCCTTTGACAAATATGAACTTGAACCTTCACCCTTAACTCAGTACATCCTGGAACGAAAGTCTCCACATACCTGCTGGCAG GTATTTGTTACTAGCAGTGGAAAATACAATGAACTCGGATATCCATTTGGCTATTTAAAAGCCAGTACCACTTTGACTTGTGTCAACCTCTTTGTGATGCCCTACAACTACCCAGTTTTACTCCCTCTTTTAG ATGACTTGTTTAAAGTTCACAAGCTTAAGCCAAATCTGAAGTGGCGACAGGCTTTTGACAACTACTTAAAAACTCTGCCTCCATACTACTTATta CCATTAAAGAAAGCACTAAGGATGATGGGAGCTCCAAATCTGATATCAGATAATTTAGATTGTGGACTTAGTTACAGTGTTATCTCTTACCTTAAAAAACTCAGCCAACAG ACCAAACTAGAGTCAGAACGAATACTAGCCTCAGTGGGGAAGAAACCTCCCCAGGAAATTGGAATCAAAGTGAAAAATCATTCTGGAGGTGGCGTGTCGTTGACTCAcagtaaaaattttagaaaactattgaaagaaataatcGGGGAAACTGTGCCGAGACTGACAGAACTGAATACCAAAGAATTTGCTGGCTTCCAAGTAGGGCTCTTAAACAAG GATTTGAAACCTCAGACATACAGAAATGCCTATGATATTCCACGTAGAGGTCTCTTAGACCAGTTAACTCGAATGAGATCCAATCTGCTGAAAACACACAAGTTTATTGTCGGACAGGATGAAG ATTCCCTTCATAGTGTTCCAGTTGCACAAATGGGTAACTATCAGGAATACCTAAAGACATTGGCTTCCCCACTTCGAGAGATTGATCCAGATCAACCAAAAAGACTGCATACTTTTGGCAATCCGTTCAAACAAGATAAGAAG GGAATGATGATTGATGAAGCAGATGAGTTTGTAGCAGGGCCACAGAACAAAGTGAAACGTCCTGGAGAACCCAACAGTCCTCTGTCATCTAAGAGAAGGCGGAGTATGTCCCTGCTGTTGAGGAAACCACAAACACCACCTACTGTAACTAACCATGTGGGCGGAAAGGGACCACCCTCAGCCTCGTGGTTCCCATCTTATCCAAACCTCATAAAACCCACCCTTGTACATACAG ATGTTACTGTCATTCACGATGTCCATGAGGAGAAGACGGAAAATGGTCAAACCCCACCAGATGGCTTCTTGTCAAAATCTGCTGCACCAGAGCTGATGAATATGGCGGGAGATGGGGTTCCACCCAACCAATCGGATTCTCTGTCTGATGACTTCATTAGTCTCAGGAAGGATGGCCTCATTCCCAAACCTGGTGGTAATGCACTTGTGGGAGGAACCAAAAACTGCAGCATCTCTGTAAATGATCAGAAGGTCTCAGTAACGTCTACTTTGGGAGCTGTGCCAAATACATTACAAATAACTCCTGCTATGGCACAAGGAATCAATGCTGATATAAAACATCAGTTAATGAAGGAAGTTCGAAAATTTGGACGAA AGTATGaaagaattttcattttgcttgaaGGAGTGCAAGGACCTCTTGCAGTCAAGAAACAATTTGTTGAATTTACCATCAAGGAAGCTGCAAG gtttaaAAGACGAGTCTTAATTCAGTACCTTGAGAAGGTACTAGAAAAAATAGATTCCCACTACCTTCTCAACAATGTTAATCACATCAACAGCAGATCATTGTGTTAA
- the LOC100057188 gene encoding integrator complex subunit 6-like isoform X17: MVMQAGWKENHATFMSELKNLQASGLTTLGQALRSSFDLLNLNRLISGIDNYGQGRNPFFLEPSILITITDGNKLTSTAGIQEELHLPLNSPLPGSELTKEPFRWDQRLFALVLRLPGLASTEPEQLGSVPTDESAITQMCEVTGGRSYCVRTQRMLNQCLESLVQKVQSGVVINFEKTGPDPLPIGEDGFMDSSRTSSSFAAQPWHSCHKLIYVRPNSKTGVPVGHWPIPESFWPDQNLPSLPPRTSHPIVRFSCVDCEPMVIDKLPFDKYELEPSPLTQYILERKSPHTCWQVFVTSSGKYNELGYPFGYLKASTTLTCVNLFVMPYNYPVLLPLLDDLFKVHKLKPNLKWRQAFDNYLKTLPPYYLLPLKKALRMMGAPNLISDNLDCGLSYSVISYLKKLSQQTKLESERILASVGKKPPQEIGIKVKNHSGGGVSLTHSKNFRKLLKEIIGETVPRLTELNTKEFAGFQVGLLNKDLKPQTYRNAYDIPRRGLLDQLTRMRSNLLKTHKFIVGQDEDSLHSVPVAQMGNYQEYLKTLASPLREIDPDQPKRLHTFGNPFKQDKKGMMIDEADEFVAGPQNKVKRPGEPNSPLSSKRRRNVTVIHDVHEEKTENGQTPPDGFLSKSAAPELMNMAGDGVPPNQSDSLSDDFISLRKDGLIPKPGGNALVGGTKNCSISVNDQKVSVTSTLGAVPNTLQITPAMAQGINADIKHQLMKEVRKFGRKYERIFILLEGVQGPLAVKKQFVEFTIKEAARFKRRVLIQYLEKVLEKIDSHYLLNNVNHINSRSLC, translated from the exons GCTGGTTGGAAGGAAAATCACGCAACATTCATGAGTGAACTAAAAAATCTTCAGGCTTCTGGACTGACTACTCTTGGTCAGGCTCTAAGATCCTCATTTGATTTATTAAATCTCAATAGATTAATATCTGGAATAGACAATTATGGACag gGGAGAAATCCATTTTTTTTAGAACCATCTATTTTAATTACCATCACAGATGGAAACAAGTTAACAAGTACTGCTGGTATTCAAGAAGAG CTTCATCTGCCTTTGAattctcctctgcctggaagtgAACTAACCAAAGAACCTTTTCGTTGGGATCAAAGGTTATTTGCCCTGGTGTTGCGTTTGCCTGGATTGGCTTCTACTGAACCAGAGCAGCTAGGGAGCGTACCCACTGACGAATCTGCCATCACACAGATGTGTGAAGTCACAGGAG GTCGCTCCTACTGTGTTAGAACACAAAGAATGTTGAATCAATGTTTAGAATCTCTAGTTCAAAAAGTTCAGAGTGGTGTAGTTATTAACTTTGAAAAAACAGGACCAGATCCACTTCCTATCGGAGAAG atGGATTTATGGATTCATCTAGGACAAGCAGTTCATTTGCCGCTCAACCATGGCATAGTTGTCATAAGCTCATTTATGTACGACCTAACTCTAAAACTGGTGTACCTGTTGGACATTGGCCAATTCCAGAATCTTTTTGGCCAGATCAGAATTTACCTTCACTA CCTCCACGAACATCTCATCCTATTGTGAGGTTCTCCTGTGTAGATTGTGAGCCAATGGTAATAGACAAACTTCCCTTTGACAAATATGAACTTGAACCTTCACCCTTAACTCAGTACATCCTGGAACGAAAGTCTCCACATACCTGCTGGCAG GTATTTGTTACTAGCAGTGGAAAATACAATGAACTCGGATATCCATTTGGCTATTTAAAAGCCAGTACCACTTTGACTTGTGTCAACCTCTTTGTGATGCCCTACAACTACCCAGTTTTACTCCCTCTTTTAG ATGACTTGTTTAAAGTTCACAAGCTTAAGCCAAATCTGAAGTGGCGACAGGCTTTTGACAACTACTTAAAAACTCTGCCTCCATACTACTTATta CCATTAAAGAAAGCACTAAGGATGATGGGAGCTCCAAATCTGATATCAGATAATTTAGATTGTGGACTTAGTTACAGTGTTATCTCTTACCTTAAAAAACTCAGCCAACAG ACCAAACTAGAGTCAGAACGAATACTAGCCTCAGTGGGGAAGAAACCTCCCCAGGAAATTGGAATCAAAGTGAAAAATCATTCTGGAGGTGGCGTGTCGTTGACTCAcagtaaaaattttagaaaactattgaaagaaataatcGGGGAAACTGTGCCGAGACTGACAGAACTGAATACCAAAGAATTTGCTGGCTTCCAAGTAGGGCTCTTAAACAAG GATTTGAAACCTCAGACATACAGAAATGCCTATGATATTCCACGTAGAGGTCTCTTAGACCAGTTAACTCGAATGAGATCCAATCTGCTGAAAACACACAAGTTTATTGTCGGACAGGATGAAG ATTCCCTTCATAGTGTTCCAGTTGCACAAATGGGTAACTATCAGGAATACCTAAAGACATTGGCTTCCCCACTTCGAGAGATTGATCCAGATCAACCAAAAAGACTGCATACTTTTGGCAATCCGTTCAAACAAGATAAGAAG GGAATGATGATTGATGAAGCAGATGAGTTTGTAGCAGGGCCACAGAACAAAGTGAAACGTCCTGGAGAACCCAACAGTCCTCTGTCATCTAAGAGAAGGCGGA ATGTTACTGTCATTCACGATGTCCATGAGGAGAAGACGGAAAATGGTCAAACCCCACCAGATGGCTTCTTGTCAAAATCTGCTGCACCAGAGCTGATGAATATGGCGGGAGATGGGGTTCCACCCAACCAATCGGATTCTCTGTCTGATGACTTCATTAGTCTCAGGAAGGATGGCCTCATTCCCAAACCTGGTGGTAATGCACTTGTGGGAGGAACCAAAAACTGCAGCATCTCTGTAAATGATCAGAAGGTCTCAGTAACGTCTACTTTGGGAGCTGTGCCAAATACATTACAAATAACTCCTGCTATGGCACAAGGAATCAATGCTGATATAAAACATCAGTTAATGAAGGAAGTTCGAAAATTTGGACGAA AGTATGaaagaattttcattttgcttgaaGGAGTGCAAGGACCTCTTGCAGTCAAGAAACAATTTGTTGAATTTACCATCAAGGAAGCTGCAAG gtttaaAAGACGAGTCTTAATTCAGTACCTTGAGAAGGTACTAGAAAAAATAGATTCCCACTACCTTCTCAACAATGTTAATCACATCAACAGCAGATCATTGTGTTAA